A segment of the Longimicrobium sp. genome:
ACCGAGCGCGAGAAGGCCTTCGCCAGGGCGGTGAAGAAGCTGGGGATCGACCCCGACCAGGCCATCGCCTTCTCGTCGCTCAAGGGCACCGGCCGCGAGGAGCTGCTCGAGACCCTCGGCGCCCTCCTCTTCCCCGACGCGGCCGACGACGGCGCGGAGGGGGATGAAGAGGGAGGAGACGAGTAGATGCTGCGCTGGCTGAAGGAGAACCTGCGCCGCTCCGCCGAGGCGCGGCAGGCGAAGAGGGAGGGGAAGCTGTATCCCGAGTCCCTGACGGTGGTGACGTTCGACGAGGCGGGGATCCGCGGCGAGGCGCCGGGATCCGAGCCGTGGATGATCGCCTGGCCCGAGCTCGAGCGCGTGGAGATCCACACGACCGACGAGGGTCCCTGGGCGGCGGACGTGTTCTGGGTGCTGCGCACCGCGTCGGCCGCGTACGCGGTGCCGCAGGGCGCGACGGGAGAGAAGGAGCTGTTCGAGCGCTTCCAGCAGCTTCCCGGCTTCGACAACGAGTCGGTCGTCGCCGCGATGGGATCGGTGGAGAACCAATCCTGGGTGTGCTGGACGCGCGACGGGTGACGCGGCCCTCGCGCCATCCCCCGCGGCGGACTACCATTCTCCATCGATCCCCAACCCCTTCGTTCCCCACCCGGAGCAACCGCATGCGCCGCGCGTTCCTTTCCATCGCCCTGATCCTGCTGGCGCTTCCGGCGCTCGGCGGGTGCTCGCTCCTGCGCGGCGGCTCGGTCGGCGAGGTGGTGACGCTGGAGGTCGACAACAACCTGGCCGTCCCCCAGCCGATCACCGTCTACGCGTACTCCGACGTGGGCGCGCGGCAGCTGGTCGGCAGCGTGTCGCCCGACCGGCAGGCGGTGCTGCGCTTCCGGTCGGCGCACATCGCCGGCAACTACCGCTTCGTGGCCATGGTCCGCCGCAACGCGCAGCTCGTTTCCACCCCCGTGAACCTCAACGGCGGCGAGACGGTGACCTGGGAGCTGCGCAACAACACGCTGCTGGTGGCACGGTAGACGGAGCAAACGGGCGTTCCGCCTCCCCTCGTGCGCTCCGCACGACCGGTGGCCGGCGGCAAAACGGCGGCGGCGCATCTCCGCGAGGGGGATGCGCCGCCGTTTCTCCGTCACCGACCCGCTTCAGCCGAAGCGGACCGGAGGCAATGCATGGGAACCAAAGTTGTTCAAGGACCACAGGTTACGACGAGACATCCAGGCAGGAAAAGGGTGAGCGCGATCACGGACAGGCGCACGAGCTTGCGCGACATGGGCGTCTCCGACGGGGGGGATTCGGGTGTGGATGAGCCCATGAAGGCGCAAGAAGCACACCTACTGCAACCCCACTGCAGATAGCGTGATCTCGAACTCGGTCATGCTCCAGCCGAACTCCTCGTCGGCCACGTTCCGGGAGTAGTCGATCTCCACCCGCCTCGGCACCCCGAGCGTGCTGTACGTCGCCTGCAACTCCGCCGCGTCGCGGTCGATGGCGTCCTGGATCTTCGCGAACAGGTCCTCCACCGTGCCGAGCCCGGCGGCCAGACTCGCCGGCACCGGCTGCCCGTCGTCCGCCCACACGCGCGACGCCACCTCCCCGCCCGACACGGTCACCCGCATCGCCCGCACCCCGCAGAAGCAGATCGGCTGCACGGTGTACCGGTAGCTGCTGCTCCCCCTCTCCTCCCAGCGCGAGCGCGCCGCGCGCAGGTCTTCGCGTGCCTCGTCGAGGTGGTCGAGGCCGAACGGCCAGCGGCACCCGCCCGCGGCCAGCAGCAGGAGCGTCGCGACGGCGGCGCGGGAGCGGAGGCGGGCGAGTGTGCAATTCATGCGCATGTCCCCGGTTCGAAGTGGTGAAGCCGAGAACGAGAACGCGCGGAGGCCGAAAAGGTAGGACAGGGAGATCAGCCGCGTGCGATGCGGTTCAGCACGGCCTGCCACGCATCGGCCAGACCGTGCGCCTGCGCGAGCTCGGCAACGCGCTGATGATCGATGTCGCTGCCGGACGAGCGCAGCATGCTGGAGATGTCGCGGAGCTGCCGCTCGGAGCCGGAGAAGGCGAAGTATTCGAGCTTCTTGAAGATCAGCTCCTCGGGCGGCGAGAAATTGGCGAGACGGCCCGACGGAGCCTTGAGGCGCCGCGCACGCTCGATCTGGCTCAGCGAGACCGGATCGGCGGCGACGTAGACGTCGATCTTCAGCGCCTCCTTGAACAGCAGGATGTTGAACTGCCCGCCGGTGCGAACGGCTTCGATTGCCGCCTGCTGGTCGTGATAGTAGTCGGACGCGGGAAAGCGGCTGAGGAATCGCGGGACGTCCGCGGCGCGGAGCGAGACGACCACGTCGATGTCGGAGGTGACGCGGAACTCGCCGTACGCCATCGAAGCGATAGAGCCGCCGATCGCGTACGGCAGCCCGAGATCCTCGCATACGTCCGCGACCAGATCGATCAACTCCGTTTCACTCTCCAAGGTACCTCCGCGTAATCTCCTCCTGCAGGCGCTCGGGAGACCACTCCGGGTGCAGCGACTCGAGCTGGGAGCGCAGCGCACGGCGCATGTATCGCGAGTGGCGGGCGGCGGCCTGGAGCCGCTGCTCCGGCGTCCAGCCGCGCAGTACCGCGATCAACTCCTCGTCGGCGAGCTCCACTGCGATCTCTCGCAGCTCGCCGTCGATCACGCGGAAGACTCCGGTCCTGTTGTCGACGCGATCCATGACCGTTGCTTTCAGGAGCCGCTCACGTCGGACGTCAGCCGGCGCCAGGCGCGGAGGTACTTGTTGAGCCGCTCCACGTCCTTCTCGCTGAGGTTGCCGGTGCGGCGAACGTCCATGTTGTCCTCGAGGTCGGCGATCTTCACGCGGCGGGCAACGGGGTTCGCAGCGGAGCGGTCGACGAACGCGTCGTACGGCTCGCCCTCGCGCTTGGTGAGCGCGTCGACCGCCTCGACCACCTCCTCGGCGAATCCCCGCGCGCGGAGGTCGTCCAGCGTCCACGGCGTGTCCTCCACCACGTCGTGGAGCACGGCGGCCATGCGCTCGGCCTCGGTCTGCACGCGGAACATCACCCGCAGCGGGTGCAGGATGTACGGCGCGCCGGCGCGGTCCTTCTGCCCAGCGTGCGCCTCTACCGCGATGCGGATCGCCTCCTCGATGTTCGACATGGGTCGAATCTAAGCCTGTGGCTCCGGAGATGAAAACGCCCGCGCACCCCGGTCGGGATGCGCGGGCGATCTCGCGTCCGCCATCACGCTCAGGAGCTGCCGATCTGCTCCAGCAGCGCGTTCAGGCGGCGCTGCTTGTCGTGCAGCGCCTCGCGCAGGTCGTAGTCGTCGGTGTGCACGATCTCGTCATGCAGCTCGTTCAGGTAGTGGCTCAGCACCTCGCGCAGGAGGCCCGCGTCCTGGTCGGTCAGGTTCAGACTGGTTCCCATGGTCGGCATCGTAGAAGTCCTCGATTTCGCGGCGGAGGTTCCCGGGGTCGATCGGCGTCGCAGCTCGATCAACCGCTCGCCGCCCACCCATCCATCGGACGAAATCCCGCCCGCCCGTAAGGCAACCTCCGCGCCCGTCCCGTCGCCGCTAAATGTGGATGGCGCGCCCCGCCACCGCCAGCGCCGCCTCCTTCACCGCCTCGGGGAGCGTGGGATGCGCGTGCACCGTTCGCGCCACGTCTTCCGCCGCGCCCTGGAACTCCACCGCCAGCGCCGCCTCGGCGATCATGTCCGACGCGCGGGGCCCCAGGATGTGCAGCCCGAGGATGCGGTCGGTCTTCGCGTCGGCGATCACCTTCACGAAGCCGTCCTGCTCGGCCATCGCCTTCGCGCGCCCGTTGGCGGAGAAGGGAAACTTGCCGGTCTTGATCTCGTGCCCTGCGGCCTTCGCCTCTTCCTCGCTCATCCCCACCGACGCGATCTCGGGCCAGGTGTAGACGACGTTGGCGACGGCGTCGTAGTTGACGTGTCCGTGCTTCCCGGCGGCGAACTCCACGGCGGCCACGCCCTCTTCCTCCGCCTTGTGCGCCAGCATCCGCCCGCCGATCGCGTCGCCGATGGCGTAGATGCCGGCGACGCCGGTGTGGTAGCGCCCGTCCACCTTGATCACCCCGCGCTCCAGGCGGATCCCCTGCTCCTCGATGCCCATCCCCTCGGTGTACGCGCGCCGGCCGACGGCCACGAGGAGATAGTCGCACTCGATCGGCTCCGCGCCCTCGACGGAGACGACCACCTTGTCACCCCGCCGCTCGGCGCCGGAGACGCGCTGGCCGGTGCGGATGTCGAAGCCCTGCTTGCGGAGGATGCGGTCGGCCGCCTTCACCACCTCGCCGTCCATCCCGGGGAGGATGCTGGGCATCGCCTCGAGCACCGTGACCTTCGCGCCCAGGCGCAGCCACACGCTTCCCAACTCCAGCCCGATCACCCCGCCGCCGACGACCACCAGGTGGCCGGGGACCTGGGGGATGGAGAGCGCGCCGGTGGAGTCGATGATGCGCTCGTGGTCGAACTTGAGGAACGGCAGCTCCACCGGGACGGAGCCCGGCGCCAGGACGATGTGCTTCGCCCGGACGACCGTCTTCGTCCCGTCCTCCGCCGCCACCTCGATCGTCTCCGGCGAGGTGAGCCGGCCGAAGCCGCGGATCCACTCGATCTTGTTCTTCTTGAAGAGGTAGGCCACGCCGTCGGTGAGCCCCTTCACCACGCCGTCCTTGCGCGTGTGCAGCGCGGCGACGTCGATCTGCGGCTCGGCCACCTGGATGCCGTGGTCCCGCGCCTTGTGGCGGATCTGCTCGAACAGCTCGGAGCTGTCCAGCAGCGCCTTGCTGGGGATGCAGCCGATGCGCAGGCAGGTGCCCCCCAGCGCCGGCTCCTTCTCGATGCAGGCGGTCCTGAACCCCAGTTGCGCCGCGCGGATCGCCGCGACGTATCCGCCGGGCCCCGCGCCCAGCACCACCAGGTCGAACGTCTTCTCGTCAGCCATATATCTGCAGTCCTTTTGGCCTTTACGTGTCAGCGGCCCGCTCCCCGAACAGTGTCATCCTGAGGGAGGCGCCGCACCGAACTCGTCACTGCACCAGCTCCTGGCGCCGACCGAAGGATCTACTCGCCCCGCGGACAGGCCTGCTCGACGCGCCGAAATCTCCGCGGGACCAACAAGATCCTTCGGGCGCGGCAAGATATGGCGTGGACGCCGGTTGCGGCGCACCGCGTCCTCAGGATGACATCACGGGTGTGAACACATCCATGCTCCAGCCACAGCGGCATTCTGGCGCATCCGCCCGATGCGCGAAAGTGCGGGCGTGCAACGCACTCCCGCACTTCCGCTCTCACACGGCGTGCCGTATCACCGCTGGTCGAGGAGCAGCTCCTCGTAGATATCGTCCTCGCTGCTGCTCCAGATCTTGTCGAGCGCCGACTGCGTTGCCGCGAGCCAGAACGCTCGTTCCTCGTCGGTCTCCATCGCCTGCGGCACGTCCATCGATCACCCCTCGATCAGCATCGCGAGCGGGTCTTCGAGGAGCTGCTTGACCGTCACCAGGAAGCGCACGGCCTCGCTGCCGTCCACGATGCGGTGGTCGTAGGTGAGGG
Coding sequences within it:
- a CDS encoding HD domain-containing protein; translation: MSNIEEAIRIAVEAHAGQKDRAGAPYILHPLRVMFRVQTEAERMAAVLHDVVEDTPWTLDDLRARGFAEEVVEAVDALTKREGEPYDAFVDRSAANPVARRVKIADLEDNMDVRRTGNLSEKDVERLNKYLRAWRRLTSDVSGS
- the lpdA gene encoding dihydrolipoyl dehydrogenase; the protein is MADEKTFDLVVLGAGPGGYVAAIRAAQLGFRTACIEKEPALGGTCLRIGCIPSKALLDSSELFEQIRHKARDHGIQVAEPQIDVAALHTRKDGVVKGLTDGVAYLFKKNKIEWIRGFGRLTSPETIEVAAEDGTKTVVRAKHIVLAPGSVPVELPFLKFDHERIIDSTGALSIPQVPGHLVVVGGGVIGLELGSVWLRLGAKVTVLEAMPSILPGMDGEVVKAADRILRKQGFDIRTGQRVSGAERRGDKVVVSVEGAEPIECDYLLVAVGRRAYTEGMGIEEQGIRLERGVIKVDGRYHTGVAGIYAIGDAIGGRMLAHKAEEEGVAAVEFAAGKHGHVNYDAVANVVYTWPEIASVGMSEEEAKAAGHEIKTGKFPFSANGRAKAMAEQDGFVKVIADAKTDRILGLHILGPRASDMIAEAALAVEFQGAAEDVARTVHAHPTLPEAVKEAALAVAGRAIHI
- a CDS encoding DUF6174 domain-containing protein is translated as MNCTLARLRSRAAVATLLLLAAGGCRWPFGLDHLDEAREDLRAARSRWEERGSSSYRYTVQPICFCGVRAMRVTVSGGEVASRVWADDGQPVPASLAAGLGTVEDLFAKIQDAIDRDAAELQATYSTLGVPRRVEIDYSRNVADEEFGWSMTEFEITLSAVGLQ